The DNA sequence TTTGGGATAAGTACTGTTTTGGTCTTTAACGTTCAgagtcaaaatcaaaatcgtcaTTAAccttattttgaatttaaaatcgtctcaaacattttatttagtattaaaaTTGTCCATCGGACAATTATGCCCTCAGATAATCATTTCCATCACAACCTCTTCTTCTCACTTACATCTTCAAAAAAGAGAGAAGCAGAAATTCAAAGAATGAAAGAAGCAGAGACTCAGAGAAAAGAAACTCTAATCCTTATTGCACTTCACCGTCGTCCTCCACAACCCCCTCCTTCCCTCCTCCACTCCCCTCAGGACCTTCCGCCACCATCGTGACGGTATCACCACCCTCGCTCTTAGCCCCAATTTCACTTGCCTCGCATCCATCGATCATTCCGTGAAGCTCTACAAATTTTCTGATATTTTTTGTCAATCTACACTACTTGAAGTTGGATCAGAtgcaataatttatattattgaaAAGTTCAAGTGATAAATTGatgtttttttagttttttatctttatatgtaaagttttttcaatttctaagtatgttgtttatttttttaatttattggaATAATTTTGTTACAGTTTTTAGGTAtcaatttgatttgattgaaatTGACCTATTGATTCATTTTGACCGTTCTTATTAATTAGATGTATAGATTTTTGGGTTTTGTAATTAGagatgaatttaaaaatttcttaatattttaattagatatgaattttgttaataaaagaagaagaattttaTGTTTGAATTTTGTTAATGGAAAAAGAATAATGGTTCTAAATTTTGTTAAAGGAAGAAGTTgttaatagaagaagaagaagaagagtggAACTTTGGAAATAAGGGGATATTTtcgttattaaaaaaaatattttatttaaaaagacGATTTTAATACCAAATAAAATGTTGGGGAtgattttaaatccaaaataagATTAGAGACGATTTTGATTTTAACCTTAAACCTTATAGAGTAAAACAATACTTATCTCTAGTTTTCTTTAATGAAGctaaatttatgatttttttaattaatttttttaaaatgaaaaagttagtaaaatataaaaataaaaatcgaaTCACTCTTAAATCAAATTAATGAGGTTTATAAATAATAGAAACTATAAGTTCAACAATagaatatctttttcttataaatttATATCAATTGACCGTGTACAATTATTTATAAGATTAGGAGTATATTGGATTCTAAGCTTAggctaaaaactaattaattaaatgaACAGAAAAAAACAAATAGGATAAGGAAAAAAAAGGTAGTTAAATTGAGTTAGAAAATGGATTCATGTAGTATTGCAGTGAATTACCGTTTTTGAAACCATAAACACATGAATACATTTTCAAGCCCAAAAACGTGTGTCACTCAGAAActggagaaaaagaaaagcccAAAGATGAATTAAATCCCCAAATccgaagaaaaataaatgaaacaaaTATTAGGGTTTAACGCAACACATTTCTTCACTCCATTAAGTAATCGAAGATTCTAGAAGAAGCCTGAGATTATGGCAACAGCAACAGCAGCAGTAGCGGCAAAGAGGAAGCCAGTGTTCATAAAGGTTGACCAGCTGAAACCGGGAACCAACGGTCACACGTTGACCGTTAAAGTCGTTTCTTCGAAGCCAGTCAAGACTGTAGGAACTAAGGGACCTCGATCTTCTTCTTCCATGCTCCTATCTCGCCCTTCCCGCCGCCCCTCTCGCATCTCCGAGTGCCTCATCGGAGACGAAACCGGCACCGTCATCTTCAC is a window from the Arachis stenosperma cultivar V10309 chromosome 3, arast.V10309.gnm1.PFL2, whole genome shotgun sequence genome containing:
- the LOC130968935 gene encoding uncharacterized protein At4g28440-like — translated: MATATAAVAAKRKPVFIKVDQLKPGTNGHTLTVKVVSSKPVKTVGTKGPRSSSSMLLSRPSRRPSRISECLIGDETGTVIFTARNEQVDVMNPGATLILRNAKIDMFKGSMRLAVDKWGRIEVTEPASFQVKEDNNLSLVEYELVNVVEE